A genome region from Gemmatimonadota bacterium includes the following:
- a CDS encoding SDR family oxidoreductase, protein MSTIAIFGATGRTGKRLVAAALAAGHTVRALARDPSRVAAQPGLTVVAGDVLDPAAVAQVLAACDGALAALGAGTTADPGTTRSQGIRNIVAALETSGGGRLLAVGGGGVLDSTTGPGLRSEQPGFPAVFRLVSAEHRAAWEAMRTSSLEWTYVCPPDIPDAEATGVYRVAADVMPDHPTALPTGDLAGFMVQEFTARRFAGHRVGICT, encoded by the coding sequence GTGAGCACGATTGCCATCTTCGGCGCCACCGGTCGTACCGGGAAACGCCTCGTTGCCGCGGCGCTGGCGGCGGGGCACACGGTGCGGGCGCTGGCGCGAGATCCGTCGCGCGTCGCCGCGCAACCAGGACTCACCGTCGTCGCCGGCGACGTGCTCGATCCGGCGGCGGTGGCGCAGGTGCTCGCCGCTTGTGATGGAGCGCTCGCGGCGTTAGGCGCCGGCACCACCGCCGATCCCGGCACCACGCGCTCGCAGGGGATCCGGAACATCGTGGCCGCGCTGGAGACGTCTGGAGGAGGGCGCTTGCTCGCCGTTGGCGGTGGTGGCGTGCTCGACTCCACCACCGGCCCCGGGCTCCGCAGCGAACAACCCGGCTTTCCCGCGGTCTTTCGGCTGGTCTCAGCCGAACATCGGGCGGCGTGGGAGGCGATGCGCACGTCGTCGCTCGAGTGGACGTACGTCTGTCCCCCTGATATTCCCGACGCCGAGGCGACCGGGGTATATCGGGTCGCGGCCGACGTGATGCCCGATCACCCCACGGCGCTTCCCACCGGCGACCTGGCCGGTTTCATGGTGCAGGAGTTCACCGCGCGCCGCTTCGCGGGGCACCGCGTGGGGATCTGCACCTAG
- a CDS encoding ABC transporter permease, producing the protein MSYLEAIRLALAQIRAQKLKSFFTLLGVAIGVTFLIAVVSIVDGMGKYMEDDLVGKIITKNSFQLRRQPNINMGDVDESEWRAWRARPRITEDDILPVAAVLPPDVKWAYEGTDALSVESRYANPRKVLVQCVDGQWFEIRNLGVQEGRLPSPQEYDMGTPVAVIGEETKNHFFPGVSPIGREIRIGNIPYTVIGVAEKQGSAFGISMDKFLIVPYKTPAHRLVNRFKVIDGMTIQASSETQLAGTMELVRQVMRTRHKLRPGQSDDFSMQTADAALAFWKKIQGFLVLAGIALPAIGLLVGSIVIMNIMLVAVAERTREIGVRKALGAKRADIMSQFIAESTTLAIIGASFGIAAGFGLAKLIAALSPLPASVAPWSVILGVTVGAGVGIISGVYPASRASRLDPVAALRQE; encoded by the coding sequence ATGTCCTATCTCGAAGCCATCCGCCTGGCACTCGCCCAGATTCGCGCGCAGAAGCTCAAGAGCTTCTTCACGCTGCTGGGAGTGGCCATCGGCGTGACCTTCCTCATCGCGGTCGTCTCGATCGTCGACGGAATGGGGAAGTACATGGAGGATGATCTGGTCGGCAAGATCATCACCAAGAACTCGTTCCAGCTGCGTCGCCAGCCCAACATCAACATGGGCGACGTCGACGAATCCGAATGGCGCGCGTGGCGCGCCCGCCCGCGCATCACCGAGGACGACATCCTGCCGGTGGCGGCGGTGCTCCCGCCGGATGTGAAATGGGCCTACGAGGGGACCGATGCCCTCTCGGTGGAGTCGCGCTACGCCAACCCACGCAAGGTGCTGGTGCAGTGCGTGGACGGGCAGTGGTTCGAGATCCGGAACCTGGGCGTCCAGGAAGGGCGTCTCCCCTCCCCGCAGGAGTACGACATGGGGACGCCGGTGGCGGTCATCGGCGAAGAGACGAAGAATCACTTCTTTCCCGGCGTCTCCCCCATCGGCCGCGAGATCCGCATCGGCAACATCCCGTACACTGTGATCGGGGTGGCCGAGAAGCAGGGGAGTGCCTTCGGCATCTCCATGGACAAGTTCCTGATCGTCCCCTACAAGACGCCGGCCCATCGCCTGGTCAATCGCTTCAAGGTGATCGACGGGATGACCATCCAGGCCTCGTCGGAGACGCAGCTGGCGGGGACGATGGAGCTCGTGCGGCAGGTCATGCGGACGCGCCACAAGCTGCGCCCGGGGCAGTCCGACGACTTCTCGATGCAGACCGCCGACGCGGCGCTCGCCTTCTGGAAGAAGATCCAGGGCTTCCTCGTGCTCGCCGGAATCGCCCTCCCGGCCATCGGGTTGCTGGTAGGCTCCATCGTCATCATGAACATCATGCTCGTCGCCGTGGCCGAGCGGACGCGCGAGATCGGGGTGCGCAAGGCGTTAGGCGCCAAGCGCGCCGACATCATGTCGCAGTTCATTGCCGAGTCGACGACGCTGGCGATCATCGGGGCGTCGTTCGGGATCGCGGCCGGCTTCGGATTGGCCAAGCTCATTGCCGCGCTCTCGCCGCTCCCGGCAAG
- a CDS encoding PQQ-binding-like beta-propeller repeat protein, with protein sequence MAIDFGARDARVAWQRPLGTVPWLSQYPQHRAWGSLSFGGPLVTAGGVVFIAASQDGKFRALDVDSGAQLWEHQLPAGGQASPMTYVLDGKQYVVVAAGGRSGIGAPGDWIVAFALQE encoded by the coding sequence ATGGCGATAGACTTCGGGGCACGCGACGCTCGAGTGGCTTGGCAGCGTCCGCTCGGTACGGTGCCGTGGCTCTCACAATATCCGCAGCATCGTGCTTGGGGTTCACTCAGTTTCGGTGGGCCGCTTGTCACTGCTGGCGGTGTGGTCTTCATTGCGGCATCGCAGGACGGAAAGTTCCGTGCTTTGGACGTAGACAGCGGCGCTCAGCTGTGGGAGCATCAGTTGCCGGCGGGTGGGCAGGCATCACCGATGACCTACGTACTCGACGGGAAGCAGTACGTCGTGGTGGCCGCAGGCGGACGGAGTGGAATCGGAGCACCTGGCGACTGGATCGTTGCGTTCGCCCTGCAAGAGTGA
- a CDS encoding DUF1343 domain-containing protein, with protein MMRLPVLRHAISALALGASAFSVVTPAPVHAQRVRTGIEVLVTDSIHLIKGKRVGLITNHTGLGPAGKTTIDILYSTPGVKLTALYGPEHGIRGVARAGDHIASTVDSATGVPVYSLYGETRVPTPEMLKDVDVLIFDIQELGARFYTYQWTMTLSAEAAKGKKFILLDRPNLVRADIFEGNVLDPKYRSFVGWYPVSTRYGLTIGELAQYLVGSGQLKADLTVVPMQNYRRNMWWNETGLGWVNPSPNIRSGDAALLYTGTCYFEGTNINEGRGMTQPFQMVGAPYLTDAGAIAKALNAMKLPGIVFDSTSQTVEQGYKHGGMTVPVIVMVVSDRDAVKPQQVGLMLLREIYKRHPKEFQWRTASIDRLAGGPRVREAVEKDGGVEALLPIMEREAKEYEAKTKPFWIYK; from the coding sequence ATGATGCGACTTCCCGTGCTGCGCCACGCCATCTCGGCCCTCGCCCTCGGGGCGAGCGCCTTCTCCGTCGTCACCCCCGCACCGGTCCACGCCCAGCGCGTGCGCACCGGGATCGAAGTCCTCGTCACCGACTCGATCCACCTCATCAAGGGGAAGCGCGTCGGCCTCATCACCAACCACACGGGGCTCGGCCCGGCCGGCAAGACGACGATCGACATCCTGTACAGCACACCGGGGGTCAAGCTCACGGCGCTGTATGGACCCGAACACGGCATTCGCGGCGTCGCGCGCGCGGGCGATCACATTGCCTCGACGGTGGATTCGGCGACCGGCGTCCCGGTCTACTCGCTCTACGGCGAGACGCGCGTCCCCACGCCAGAGATGCTCAAGGACGTCGACGTCCTGATCTTCGACATCCAGGAACTCGGCGCGCGCTTCTATACCTACCAGTGGACGATGACGCTGAGCGCCGAGGCGGCGAAGGGGAAGAAGTTCATCCTGCTCGATCGCCCCAACCTCGTGCGCGCCGACATCTTCGAGGGGAACGTGCTCGACCCCAAGTACCGATCGTTCGTCGGCTGGTATCCGGTGTCGACGCGCTACGGGCTCACGATTGGCGAGCTGGCCCAGTACCTCGTGGGGTCGGGTCAGCTCAAGGCCGACCTCACCGTCGTCCCGATGCAGAACTACCGCCGCAACATGTGGTGGAACGAGACGGGGCTGGGCTGGGTGAATCCGTCGCCCAACATTCGCTCGGGTGATGCGGCGCTGCTGTACACGGGGACCTGCTACTTCGAAGGGACCAACATCAACGAGGGGCGCGGGATGACGCAGCCCTTCCAGATGGTCGGCGCCCCCTACCTCACCGATGCCGGCGCGATTGCCAAGGCGCTCAACGCGATGAAGCTCCCCGGCATCGTCTTCGACTCCACGTCGCAGACAGTGGAGCAGGGGTACAAGCACGGCGGGATGACGGTCCCGGTGATCGTGATGGTGGTGAGCGATCGTGACGCAGTGAAGCCGCAGCAGGTGGGGCTGATGCTCCTGCGCGAGATCTACAAGCGCCATCCGAAGGAGTTCCAGTGGCGCACGGCGTCGATCGATCGACTGGCCGGCGGCCCGCGCGTGCGCGAGGCGGTGGAGAAGGACGGCGGCGTGGAGGCGCTGCTCCCGATCATGGAGCGCGAGGCCAAGGAGTACGAGGCCAAAACCAAGCCGTTCTGGATCTACAAGTAG